The Paenibacillus sp. J23TS9 genome includes a window with the following:
- a CDS encoding P-loop NTPase fold protein yields the protein MNNSSFIISISGPSGSGKSTLVNELKKKLDEAVSFHFDDYVLSNTYPEDFSAWLKEGADPKQVLNPDFLKDLSNLANGGTIVLPHNKQELKPDKYIIVEEPFGRGREGIGELIDFAVCIDIPLEVALARRILRTLEGIQRSGSKADEPLKQMEEYLSQYLFVVRDLYHAINTRVKSDCDLIVNGIKSPELLAELIIVELKKRSLYV from the coding sequence ATGAATAATTCATCATTTATTATTTCTATCAGCGGCCCCTCAGGCTCTGGGAAAAGTACATTAGTTAATGAGCTAAAGAAAAAGCTTGATGAAGCCGTTTCGTTTCATTTCGATGATTATGTTTTATCAAATACTTATCCGGAAGATTTCTCTGCATGGCTGAAAGAAGGGGCTGATCCCAAACAAGTATTAAACCCTGATTTTTTAAAGGACTTATCTAATTTAGCCAATGGAGGAACAATCGTACTCCCACATAATAAACAAGAACTAAAGCCCGATAAATATATAATCGTTGAAGAGCCTTTTGGTAGAGGTCGAGAAGGGATCGGCGAACTTATTGATTTTGCAGTGTGTATTGATATTCCACTAGAAGTAGCATTAGCTCGAAGAATATTAAGAACATTAGAAGGTATTCAGAGATCGGGTAGTAAAGCTGACGAGCCGCTAAAGCAGATGGAGGAATATTTATCTCAGTATTTATTCGTTGTAAGGGATCTTTATCATGCGATCAATACCAGAGTGAAGTCTGATTGTGATTTAATCGTTAATGGAATTAAGTCACCTGAACTATTGGCGGAATTAATCATAGTAGAGCTAAAGAAAAGAAGCTTGTATGTATAA
- a CDS encoding nucleotidyltransferase domain-containing protein: MSRINSSQLNFIMNEMKSFNFPWFIAGGWSIDLAIGRQTREHGDIDIVIFREHTQEALDYFKQWDIKVAIPGEARLETCSSIEDTFIPRYCLHLFREHDFIEILLTETINEKVVFRKDRSITMELERFIRKNPDYFPYVALEW, translated from the coding sequence ATGAGTCGAATAAATTCTAGCCAGTTAAACTTTATTATGAATGAAATGAAATCATTTAATTTTCCCTGGTTTATTGCTGGCGGTTGGTCAATCGATTTGGCAATTGGTAGACAGACGAGGGAGCATGGGGATATTGATATAGTAATATTTCGTGAGCATACTCAAGAAGCATTAGATTACTTCAAACAGTGGGATATTAAGGTGGCGATTCCCGGAGAAGCTCGACTGGAAACTTGCTCTTCTATAGAAGATACTTTTATTCCACGTTATTGTTTGCATTTGTTTAGAGAGCATGATTTTATAGAGATATTATTGACAGAAACCATTAATGAAAAAGTAGTCTTTAGGAAAGATCGCTCTATAACAATGGAACTAGAAAGATTTATCAGAAAAAATCCTGACTATTTCCCCTATGTAGCCCTTGAATGGTAG
- a CDS encoding nucleoside phosphorylase — MKSKKIDSNEFPILEFDESRVAIIEATNFIKPKEEFEYCVITFFRDVIEKMKTEGKLKEVACLHCETVDLPIYETYYQGKKVHITLGYLGAAGSAGFLEELIAYGFQKFIVCGGAGVLKKDIAVGHVLVPVSAVRDEGVSYHYIKPSREIECNLEVLKIIEEDFNIHNIRYIKAKTWTTDSFYRETKEKVELRKAEGCVTVEMEAAAFMAVSQFRNVKLGIILYGGDDLSGVEWDSRSWNSRSEIRINLVQISMRICSSF; from the coding sequence ATGAAGAGCAAAAAAATCGATAGTAATGAATTCCCGATATTGGAATTTGATGAATCGCGAGTTGCAATAATAGAGGCTACTAATTTTATCAAGCCAAAAGAAGAATTTGAATACTGTGTAATAACTTTTTTTCGAGATGTAATTGAAAAAATGAAAACGGAGGGAAAGTTGAAAGAAGTTGCATGTCTACATTGCGAGACTGTAGATTTGCCAATATATGAAACATATTATCAAGGGAAAAAGGTACATATTACTTTGGGGTATTTAGGAGCTGCAGGTTCAGCAGGATTCTTAGAAGAACTGATAGCCTATGGTTTTCAGAAATTTATAGTTTGTGGTGGTGCAGGTGTATTAAAAAAAGACATTGCTGTTGGACATGTATTAGTACCAGTTTCTGCAGTGAGAGATGAAGGAGTATCATACCATTACATTAAGCCATCAAGAGAAATTGAATGTAATCTAGAGGTATTAAAAATCATAGAGGAAGATTTTAATATACATAACATCAGGTATATAAAGGCAAAAACTTGGACGACAGATTCATTTTATAGAGAGACTAAAGAAAAGGTTGAGTTGCGGAAAGCAGAAGGGTGTGTAACTGTAGAAATGGAAGCAGCAGCATTTATGGCTGTTTCACAATTTAGAAATGTAAAATTAGGTATTATCTTGTATGGCGGTGATGATTTAAGTGGTGTCGAATGGGATAGTCGAAGTTGGAATAGCAGATCAGAAATAAGAATAAACCTTGTTCAAATATCAATGCGGATATGCAGTTCTTTTTAA
- a CDS encoding NUDIX domain-containing protein, whose protein sequence is MRIIQIDKDIDWLPEPNQISTVISDVMPDRHLITCSFVLAFLNDEIILTDLHARGWDIPGGHIEREESAEEAVIRELYEETGAKILDPKLLGFVEIEMFGEKPENYKYPFPKNYMAFFWSNIIHLDDIQPNDEIRGRGLLKPEQVLNVPWIKDNYELYQEALKRAKFQKT, encoded by the coding sequence ATGCGCATAATTCAAATAGATAAAGACATTGATTGGCTTCCAGAACCTAACCAGATCTCAACAGTTATATCCGACGTTATGCCTGATAGGCATTTGATAACCTGTTCATTCGTTCTAGCATTTTTAAATGACGAAATTATTTTAACTGATTTGCATGCTAGAGGTTGGGATATACCGGGTGGACACATTGAACGAGAAGAATCTGCAGAAGAAGCAGTAATAAGAGAACTATACGAAGAGACAGGAGCAAAGATACTTGACCCTAAGCTTTTGGGTTTTGTGGAAATTGAAATGTTCGGAGAAAAACCAGAGAACTACAAATACCCTTTTCCTAAGAACTATATGGCATTCTTCTGGTCTAATATCATTCATTTAGATGATATTCAACCGAATGACGAGATTCGCGGACGAGGACTATTAAAACCTGAACAGGTATTAAATGTTCCTTGGATAAAAGATAATTACGAGTTATATCAAGAGGCGCTAAAAAGGGCGAAATTTCAGAAGACATAA
- a CDS encoding 2,4'-dihydroxyacetophenone dioxygenase family protein, with protein sequence MNQLIKDSVVKLAENLQLPERVLNVEDLPWVPFDEGEEVSCYFKPLRFDLATGTWIYLFKIKSNQVLTRHRHTGGSVIGYNIQGQWRYEGRNWIAKPGSFIFEPPGDIHTLISEDEEVITLFILGGSLQYFDNDNVVVGQDDIYTVLKKYRDYCNEMGIEVREDLVY encoded by the coding sequence ATGAATCAATTGATTAAAGATTCTGTAGTAAAACTAGCAGAGAATCTCCAATTACCTGAAAGAGTGTTAAATGTTGAAGATTTACCGTGGGTTCCTTTCGATGAAGGGGAAGAAGTGAGTTGTTATTTTAAACCGCTGAGATTTGATCTTGCCACAGGGACTTGGATATACCTCTTTAAGATAAAGAGTAACCAAGTGCTAACGCGCCACCGGCATACTGGTGGATCTGTAATAGGATATAACATACAAGGACAATGGAGATATGAAGGTCGAAATTGGATTGCGAAACCAGGAAGTTTTATTTTTGAACCACCCGGGGACATACATACTCTTATTTCTGAAGATGAAGAAGTAATTACTTTGTTTATTCTAGGTGGATCACTGCAATATTTTGACAACGATAATGTAGTTGTTGGTCAAGATGATATTTATACAGTACTAAAGAAATATAGAGATTATTGTAATGAGATGGGAATAGAAGTGCGTGAAGATCTTGTTTATTGA
- a CDS encoding ParB N-terminal domain-containing protein, with protein MTRFTLNAAMEYAANDNIETWIHLFLNGEGNNVGLSEGLKMKRRYWLGPIEIDISYLDRVVGPESNMEYVEDEDWWNYNINQISNRIESGWDMPPLIAENREGSLSVRDGNHRLGALQKLIKEKYYVVIWDDSSVENILKAIQKKYKI; from the coding sequence ATGACTAGATTTACTTTAAATGCTGCAATGGAGTACGCTGCAAATGATAATATTGAAACATGGATTCATCTTTTTTTAAATGGCGAAGGAAATAATGTTGGATTATCGGAAGGACTAAAAATGAAAAGACGATATTGGTTAGGGCCAATTGAAATCGATATTAGTTATCTAGATAGAGTTGTTGGTCCTGAGTCAAATATGGAATATGTAGAAGATGAAGATTGGTGGAATTATAACATTAATCAAATCTCTAATCGTATAGAAAGCGGATGGGATATGCCCCCATTAATTGCTGAAAATAGAGAAGGCTCTTTAAGTGTAAGGGATGGTAATCATCGACTTGGCGCTCTTCAAAAGTTAATTAAAGAAAAGTACTATGTAGTTATTTGGGATGATAGCAGTGTGGAAAATATATTAAAAGCTATACAAAAGAAATATAAAATATAG